A window of Lawsonia intracellularis PHE/MN1-00 genomic DNA:
GTTTTTTTAATGTAAAAAATATTTTTATAACATAAGTTTCGTCAGATGTTGAATGAGAAAAGGCTTTATGATAAACTTAATGATTGAATAATGCATAAAGTATACCTTGCTATTGTGCAGAGCTAATCTAGGGATAGAGGATCTTTTTTATAGTCATGATAGGCGTTGGGTTGTCAAAAAATAATTATGTGGTTATATATGTAACAAAGTGTATTGCTATATTGTTGGGTCTTATATTTTTAGAGAGGTTTTATGTATACGCTTACTATTGAACAGCTGCGTAGTGATCTTGAAGCTCACTTAACAGAGCTTTCGGCGGTTACAAGACAGACTGATAATTATACATTGCTTAAAAAGCTTAAACAGAGATTAGCAAAGATTAGAGAGGATTATCTTGATGCTTATGAAGCACAACAAGCATATGATGCTTTTTTGACAAGTGGAGACTCTCCTATTCCTTTAAGCGAAGTAGAGAGAAAGCTTGCCTTGGCAGATTAATTTTATACCTCATGCAGCAAAACAGCTTAGGAAGTTAGATTCAGAGATCCAAAAGCGTATACTTCAGTTTTTACATCTACGTATTATTAATACTCCGGAACCACAGAAATTAGGTAAAGCTTTAGTTGGAACACATCAGGACCTTTTTCGTTTTCGTATAGGAAAGTATAGAATACTATGTCATATTTGTAAGGAAAAT
This region includes:
- a CDS encoding type II toxin-antitoxin system RelE family toxin; protein product: MPWQINFIPHAAKQLRKLDSEIQKRILQFLHLRIINTPEPQKLGKALVGTHQDLFRFRIGKYRILCHICKENNTILIVAVGHRNYIYN